In Candidatus Poribacteria bacterium, a single genomic region encodes these proteins:
- a CDS encoding HIT domain-containing protein, whose amino-acid sequence MSCPFCPPKVNDNAVLLENELSLFIDLKHPILEGSGIIVPRAHRQSAFDLTTEEITSTFSLLTEVKALLDTEYNPQGYNLGWNCGAVAGQTVLHAHLHVIPRHASEPYAGKGIRYWLKQESNRRNI is encoded by the coding sequence GTGAGTTGTCCCTTCTGCCCACCAAAAGTCAATGACAATGCTGTTCTACTTGAAAATGAGTTGAGCCTTTTTATTGATCTAAAACATCCGATTCTGGAAGGTTCTGGGATTATTGTGCCAAGAGCCCATCGGCAATCAGCATTTGACCTCACCACAGAAGAAATTACCTCCACATTTTCACTTCTTACGGAGGTTAAGGCACTGCTTGATACTGAATACAATCCTCAAGGTTACAATCTCGGTTGGAATTGCGGTGCTGTAGCTGGACAAACAGTCCTCCACGCGCATTTGCATGTTATTCCACGTCATGCGTCCGAGCCTTATGCCGGCAAAGGGATTCGTTACTGGCTAAAACAGGAATCCAATCGTCGTAATATCTAA
- a CDS encoding thiamine pyrophosphate-binding protein, with translation MPKMTGARFIAETVHGYGITHVFFMPYIGPRALMEMENLGIKRVQTHGEKAAAYMADAYARVNRAPSLCMAQSVGAVNLAAGLQDAYLACSPVVALTGKENQINQQRHAYQEVDHVNPFSAVTKYSAYVATPEQLPFYLRQAFRSATTGTPGPAHLDFEGIAGSSVIDREGELEVIIEEAFAQLPPFRPEAEAEKVAEAIRLLTEAKRPIIVAGGGVTASDARAELVAFAEKLSIPVATSLNAKAMFPSDHPLAVGTPGSYSRACANQAVCEADLVFFIGSHTGGQVTSGYKIPPQGTPIVQLDINPDELGRNYPIQLGMQGDVRNTLRRMLAAVNTTTQRTEWVSSVQELVKNWKESVSEKVNSERLPMLPERLCRELTDYLPSDAILVSDTGHSGIWTGTMIDFKHPDQSFIRCSGSLGWGVPAAMGAKCAQPDRPVLCFTGDGGIWYHMTELDTAMKCGINAVIVVNNNHSLNQEQGGVESVYGGRTSGSDELWLFPEADFAKMAASMGCFGITVNKPSELAGALDQAFASGQPAVVDVKTHVEGIAPRTWMPS, from the coding sequence ATGCCGAAAATGACGGGTGCTCGATTTATTGCTGAAACTGTTCACGGTTATGGGATTACGCACGTTTTTTTTATGCCCTACATCGGACCACGGGCTTTAATGGAGATGGAAAATCTTGGGATTAAGCGGGTTCAGACGCACGGCGAGAAAGCGGCAGCGTATATGGCGGATGCCTACGCGCGTGTGAACCGCGCGCCGAGCCTGTGTATGGCACAATCGGTGGGGGCAGTTAACCTTGCAGCGGGATTACAAGACGCTTATCTTGCCTGTTCACCAGTGGTCGCGCTGACTGGGAAAGAAAACCAAATCAACCAACAGCGACATGCCTACCAAGAAGTGGATCACGTCAATCCGTTTTCCGCTGTTACGAAATATAGTGCTTATGTTGCGACACCAGAGCAGCTTCCCTTCTATCTACGTCAAGCCTTCCGTTCCGCGACAACAGGGACACCGGGACCTGCTCACCTCGACTTTGAAGGTATCGCAGGGTCGTCGGTTATTGATCGGGAAGGTGAACTTGAGGTAATCATTGAAGAGGCATTTGCCCAATTACCACCCTTCCGACCAGAAGCAGAGGCAGAGAAGGTAGCGGAAGCCATCAGACTTCTCACGGAAGCGAAACGCCCTATCATTGTGGCAGGTGGCGGTGTAACGGCTTCAGACGCACGCGCAGAACTTGTTGCGTTCGCTGAGAAACTTTCAATCCCGGTGGCAACCTCCTTGAATGCGAAGGCGATGTTTCCGAGTGACCATCCTCTGGCGGTAGGCACCCCTGGTTCATATTCGCGGGCGTGTGCGAACCAAGCGGTTTGCGAGGCTGATCTCGTCTTCTTTATCGGTAGCCATACCGGTGGACAGGTGACCAGTGGCTATAAAATTCCACCACAAGGCACACCGATTGTACAACTCGATATTAATCCTGATGAACTCGGACGGAATTATCCGATTCAGTTGGGGATGCAGGGAGATGTGCGGAATACACTGCGCCGGATGCTTGCAGCGGTAAACACCACAACACAACGGACAGAATGGGTTAGCAGCGTGCAGGAATTGGTGAAGAACTGGAAAGAGAGTGTTAGCGAAAAAGTGAATTCGGAGCGGTTACCGATGTTACCGGAACGTCTCTGTCGTGAACTGACAGATTACCTTCCGTCAGATGCGATTCTTGTGTCCGATACGGGACATTCTGGCATCTGGACTGGGACAATGATTGACTTTAAACATCCGGATCAGAGTTTCATACGGTGTTCTGGTTCGCTGGGATGGGGAGTCCCGGCGGCGATGGGTGCGAAGTGCGCGCAACCTGATCGACCCGTACTCTGTTTCACAGGTGATGGCGGTATCTGGTATCACATGACGGAATTGGATACAGCAATGAAGTGCGGGATTAACGCTGTTATTGTTGTGAATAATAATCACTCGTTGAATCAGGAGCAGGGTGGCGTTGAGTCGGTTTATGGTGGACGGACATCGGGTTCCGATGAACTCTGGTTGTTCCCAGAAGCAGATTTTGCGAAGATGGCGGCGTCGATGGGATGCTTCGGGATTACGGTGAACAAGCCAAGTGAACTTGCGGGTGCGTTGGATCAGGCGTTTGCTTCGGGTCAGCCTGCGGTTGTGGATGTGAAAACGCATGTGGAAGGGATAGCACCACGGACGTGGATGCCTTCGTAA
- a CDS encoding LamG domain-containing protein, with translation MKSLIYLLAITLIITMSFQNGHAQPIVTDGLVSYWTFDEQDIDGFTAKDIWGENDGRIVGNPKIVDGQVGEALEFDGANDYVNLTNLGDFGEKIGTSTFEVWMKTSFKDNWTTLFKVLDEGCNMAWAIEPNRSALAGFPFAEGVIHFYVRQKSAAGCNAIPVEIEFPISDGQWHHIVFAIVDAGKAEVSIYMDGEPQEIIAGDAKELDNFVPFVQPIFIGAGNNRGAVSRHFPGVIDEVRIYDRPLTAREVTRNFKSKIGLSVQASEKLPIVWATLKTTLK, from the coding sequence ATGAAAAGCCTAATTTATCTCCTCGCAATCACGCTAATTATTACCATGTCTTTCCAAAACGGGCATGCACAACCCATCGTAACAGATGGACTCGTCAGTTATTGGACGTTTGACGAACAAGACATTGATGGTTTTACAGCTAAGGATATCTGGGGTGAAAATGATGGTAGAATCGTCGGTAACCCGAAAATCGTTGACGGACAAGTCGGAGAAGCACTCGAATTTGACGGTGCTAACGACTATGTCAACTTGACAAACCTCGGCGATTTTGGAGAGAAAATCGGTACATCTACCTTTGAGGTTTGGATGAAAACCAGTTTTAAAGATAACTGGACAACCCTTTTCAAAGTTCTCGACGAAGGTTGTAACATGGCATGGGCAATTGAACCCAACCGGAGCGCATTAGCAGGATTCCCGTTTGCTGAAGGGGTCATTCACTTTTATGTCCGTCAAAAATCGGCGGCAGGCTGCAATGCTATCCCTGTTGAAATTGAATTTCCGATCTCCGATGGGCAATGGCACCATATCGTTTTCGCAATCGTAGACGCTGGTAAAGCCGAAGTCAGTATTTATATGGACGGTGAGCCACAAGAGATCATCGCCGGCGACGCAAAGGAACTCGACAATTTTGTTCCATTTGTACAACCCATCTTTATCGGCGCGGGGAACAATCGCGGTGCTGTCAGCAGGCATTTCCCCGGTGTCATTGATGAAGTCCGCATTTATGATCGACCCCTAACCGCTCGCGAAGTGACCCGAAACTTTAAATCGAAAATCGGGTTGTCCGTTCAGGCATCCGAGAAACTGCCTATTGTGTGGGCCACCCTCAAAACAACCTTAAAATGA
- a CDS encoding LamG domain-containing protein — MKMLLFFLMFTLTLTMFIHNGYTEPIVTDGLVSYWTFDKQDIAGGTVKDVWGENDGKIVGDPKVVDGQVGEALEFDGSDDYVNLTNLGDFGEKVGASTFEAWVKTSFKKDWTTLFKVLDQGCNMAWAIDVNRSAKAGFPLAEDIVHYYVRQKSAAGCNAIVVEIEFALSDGKWHHIVFGIVDPGKSDVSIYMDGEPQEIIVGDAKKLDTFIPFVEPVYIGAANNRGNVERHFPGIIDEVRIYDRPLTADEVTRNFKSKIGLSVQAAEKLPIVWGNLKTEL; from the coding sequence ATGAAAATGTTACTCTTTTTCTTAATGTTCACACTAACGCTCACGATGTTTATTCATAACGGATACACGGAGCCGATAGTCACAGATGGTCTCGTGAGTTATTGGACGTTTGACAAACAAGACATTGCTGGCGGTACAGTCAAAGATGTCTGGGGTGAAAATGATGGTAAGATTGTTGGAGATCCGAAAGTCGTTGATGGACAAGTCGGAGAAGCCCTTGAATTTGACGGCTCTGACGATTATGTGAACTTGACGAACCTCGGCGATTTTGGTGAGAAAGTCGGAGCATCTACGTTTGAAGCATGGGTCAAGACCAGTTTCAAGAAAGACTGGACAACGCTTTTCAAAGTCCTTGACCAAGGGTGTAATATGGCGTGGGCGATTGATGTCAACCGGAGTGCGAAAGCCGGATTCCCGCTCGCTGAGGACATCGTTCACTACTACGTCCGTCAGAAATCGGCGGCGGGCTGCAATGCCATCGTCGTTGAAATTGAGTTTGCACTCTCCGATGGCAAATGGCACCACATCGTTTTCGGAATTGTAGACCCGGGTAAGTCCGATGTCAGCATCTATATGGACGGTGAGCCACAGGAGATTATCGTCGGTGATGCCAAGAAACTTGACACCTTTATTCCGTTTGTGGAACCTGTCTACATAGGCGCGGCGAACAATCGCGGCAACGTTGAGCGACATTTCCCCGGTATCATTGATGAAGTCCGTATTTATGACCGTCCGCTCACCGCAGATGAAGTGACCCGAAATTTTAAGTCGAAGATTGGACTGTCTGTTCAAGCAGCCGAGAAGTTACCTATCGTCTGGGGGAACCTAAAGACAGAATTATAG
- a CDS encoding phytanoyl-CoA dioxygenase family protein, which yields MLTPHEKWFFDHHGFIILRKVVPPEDIERMIELGNQWHDTSLDELPAPLTSTSRTGDHSPTIAHWINHIQYGDPVFQRLVLNREIMRVIIALTRGTPCLVDCALTKNYKTSDDIHFHAAGQDYSIDESGPRAGFLNAGTSLVDVPPETGFVCLPGSHKRNFEPPDDLSIYDGPPTVINVPVNAGDCVIFTEALYHGGRRWTESYPRYTIFNRYIDNASHNSLPIESHKHLISDEIYELEQPAVQGQRKQVVERILSELEAR from the coding sequence ATGCTAACACCACACGAAAAATGGTTCTTTGATCACCACGGATTCATTATCCTCCGCAAAGTCGTGCCACCTGAAGATATCGAACGGATGATTGAACTCGGTAACCAGTGGCACGATACGTCCTTGGATGAGCTGCCCGCACCGCTTACCTCTACATCCCGAACCGGTGATCATTCCCCGACAATTGCGCATTGGATCAATCATATCCAATACGGGGATCCAGTGTTCCAACGGCTTGTCCTCAACCGGGAGATTATGCGTGTCATTATTGCCCTGACGCGCGGAACGCCTTGTCTTGTTGATTGTGCCTTAACCAAGAACTACAAAACCTCCGATGACATCCACTTCCATGCCGCCGGTCAAGATTACAGTATAGACGAATCTGGACCTCGGGCAGGTTTCCTCAACGCTGGCACCTCCTTGGTGGATGTCCCACCGGAAACAGGATTCGTCTGTCTGCCCGGAAGCCATAAGCGTAACTTTGAGCCACCCGACGACCTCTCAATTTACGATGGACCCCCAACGGTTATCAACGTTCCTGTCAACGCTGGCGATTGTGTCATCTTTACAGAAGCACTCTATCACGGCGGAAGACGTTGGACAGAATCCTATCCCCGATACACTATTTTTAACCGCTATATTGATAATGCATCACACAATTCCCTGCCCATTGAAAGCCATAAACACCTGATTTCGGATGAGATCTATGAATTGGAACAGCCCGCGGTTCAGGGGCAACGGAAACAGGTCGTAGAACGGATTCTAAGCGAATTAGAGGCACGCTGA
- a CDS encoding sigma-70 family RNA polymerase sigma factor encodes MKNNDAQLVQRTLAGDQSAFSALVRRYQKPVHALVWRKIGDFHIAEEITQDIFLKVYKKLQALKNPNRFAGWLYVIAARRCYAWCKKKRIPMKSLDAMSTEELEELACAQYQVEQQKEFVSEGKREVVKRLLQKLPESERTVVTLHYLGDMTCEDISKFLGVSPNTVKSRLHRARKRLKKAEHIIHENLGGFQFTTTLTENVLKEIVRIKPAPPSGSKPWMPWAVAASTAALVILLMGNGTQYLPRFQQPYSFDATAEMTVELVDAPVVNASKQKLSPRNQIGNTDTPGTHNGNANRETTAFQVIADRSDQPEKPTIIKSRWMPMGGPEGTSGGRVGLFATSNRTLYAVAARGIYRLTEDEKAWTLICESTPTRQFQTPMAERNDILYILTDDELLASTDAGETWDTVGPRPEGRAFELLITDEMFYLVFEKHIFRSDDAGKSWIPMMPDLHAYIMKMNGKPDISVSDAVALDNSVFVGTNRGLYRVTTDDWELLPLYGPQFINALIATESKLYVVAGPDFTKPTRFEYQDLNLSTEILEFPPRIFRSTDLGNTWIDISPVEGKGTGGRLWMELPPTDDGFRLQMFSGIQLAAVGERLVVMGTRVLLHSSDSGDTWTDVGKDISIGKNALSQSIFPVVALDENNFYTSDISGVARSTDAGRSWHPFLTGIVNSHVQSLVPLKNALCALTPEGMVKSTDLGESWISIGVNVHDIVVAAGKLQKKQAAPDLLSYAKIATANDSLYVSNSTSNNVGFYHLSADGGMLMAVQGVPAFAESTLQVEWMKQINNAPAGRRRSELGYQMRIDIPNIIEEQLTNGRFTIADGTVYMEFRHKLFRWRKGEAQWFNTGIEDTTKRAPGADTSKGLTLAASQNVVYVGKRDGSLFQSFDSGESWKEITADLPFRFAYFQEIIFAAATVYVVTDQGVMDSHDGINWHALTDTEGNRPLIARIAVDGDQVYGVTNRGVYRIDAETDTLIRISSKVPYKITAFAVDRGIFYIGTRHRGVLRLQLNQPYN; translated from the coding sequence ATGAAAAATAACGATGCGCAATTGGTTCAACGGACTTTGGCAGGCGACCAGTCCGCTTTCAGCGCGCTCGTGCGAAGATACCAAAAGCCGGTCCACGCGCTCGTATGGCGGAAAATTGGGGACTTCCATATCGCTGAAGAAATCACGCAAGATATATTCCTCAAAGTTTACAAAAAGCTCCAGGCGCTGAAAAATCCGAATAGGTTTGCGGGATGGCTTTACGTAATTGCAGCTCGCCGATGTTACGCTTGGTGCAAAAAGAAGCGGATTCCAATGAAATCGCTCGATGCGATGTCAACAGAGGAATTGGAGGAATTGGCTTGTGCGCAATACCAAGTTGAACAACAAAAAGAATTCGTCAGTGAAGGGAAACGCGAGGTCGTCAAACGTCTCCTTCAAAAGTTACCGGAGAGTGAACGCACCGTCGTCACGCTCCACTACCTCGGCGATATGACATGCGAAGATATTAGTAAGTTTTTAGGTGTATCGCCGAACACGGTCAAGAGTCGGCTGCATCGCGCTCGTAAGCGATTGAAGAAGGCAGAACATATCATCCACGAAAATTTGGGCGGTTTCCAGTTTACCACGACTTTAACCGAAAATGTTTTGAAAGAAATCGTCCGTATCAAACCAGCACCACCATCAGGCAGTAAGCCGTGGATGCCGTGGGCGGTCGCCGCTTCAACGGCTGCCTTGGTAATACTGCTAATGGGCAACGGCACGCAATACCTACCTCGCTTTCAGCAACCTTATAGTTTCGACGCAACAGCGGAGATGACCGTTGAGCTCGTTGACGCGCCCGTTGTTAATGCTTCAAAGCAGAAACTGAGTCCGAGAAATCAGATCGGAAACACCGATACACCGGGCACGCATAACGGAAACGCGAACCGCGAAACGACAGCATTTCAAGTCATCGCAGATCGATCTGACCAACCTGAGAAACCTACTATAATCAAATCGCGGTGGATGCCGATGGGCGGTCCAGAAGGCACTTCAGGGGGCAGAGTCGGTCTATTTGCGACATCCAACCGAACCCTCTACGCTGTTGCAGCGAGAGGAATCTACCGCTTGACAGAAGATGAAAAGGCTTGGACGTTGATCTGTGAAAGTACCCCGACCCGTCAGTTCCAAACGCCGATGGCAGAGCGGAACGATATACTCTATATTTTGACCGATGATGAATTATTAGCCTCAACCGATGCCGGTGAAACGTGGGATACCGTCGGTCCTCGACCAGAAGGACGGGCTTTTGAATTGCTCATCACGGATGAAATGTTTTACCTCGTTTTTGAAAAACATATCTTTCGGTCTGACGATGCCGGTAAAAGTTGGATACCGATGATGCCAGATTTGCACGCCTATATTATGAAGATGAATGGCAAACCTGACATCTCAGTTTCGGACGCTGTTGCACTTGACAACAGCGTATTCGTCGGGACAAACCGAGGGCTTTATCGTGTTACCACAGATGATTGGGAGTTATTGCCGCTCTACGGTCCTCAATTTATTAATGCGTTGATAGCCACGGAGAGTAAACTCTATGTTGTAGCGGGTCCCGATTTTACAAAACCTACAAGGTTTGAATATCAAGACTTAAATCTTTCAACTGAGATATTAGAGTTTCCACCGAGAATTTTCCGCTCTACCGATCTGGGCAATACTTGGATTGATATTTCACCGGTAGAGGGGAAAGGCACAGGCGGTAGATTATGGATGGAGTTACCACCAACAGATGACGGTTTCCGACTCCAAATGTTCAGTGGTATCCAGTTAGCTGCAGTTGGCGAGAGGCTCGTAGTGATGGGGACACGCGTTTTACTACATTCGTCTGATAGTGGTGATACATGGACAGATGTCGGAAAGGATATCAGCATTGGCAAGAATGCCTTGAGTCAGAGTATCTTCCCCGTTGTCGCGCTGGACGAAAATAACTTTTATACCTCGGATATCTCTGGGGTTGCTCGGTCAACAGACGCAGGTAGATCGTGGCATCCCTTCCTTACTGGAATAGTAAACTCACACGTTCAAAGTCTGGTTCCCCTTAAAAATGCACTTTGTGCCCTCACGCCTGAAGGTATGGTCAAATCAACGGATCTCGGGGAATCGTGGATATCCATTGGCGTAAATGTTCATGACATTGTTGTGGCAGCAGGTAAACTTCAAAAGAAACAAGCAGCTCCAGATTTGCTGAGTTACGCAAAAATCGCGACAGCTAACGATTCACTTTACGTAAGCAACAGTACATCTAATAATGTCGGTTTTTACCACCTTTCTGCTGATGGAGGTATGCTAATGGCTGTCCAAGGAGTGCCCGCATTTGCTGAAAGTACGCTACAAGTTGAATGGATGAAACAGATCAATAATGCGCCTGCTGGACGTCGCCGTAGTGAATTGGGTTACCAAATGAGAATAGATATTCCTAATATCATTGAAGAGCAGCTCACAAATGGTCGGTTTACAATAGCAGATGGAACGGTCTACATGGAATTCCGGCATAAACTCTTCAGATGGCGAAAAGGTGAAGCGCAATGGTTCAATACCGGTATTGAAGATACCACCAAACGCGCCCCGGGGGCAGATACATCTAAAGGTCTCACCCTCGCGGCTTCGCAGAATGTCGTCTATGTCGGTAAACGCGATGGTTCGCTATTTCAATCGTTTGACAGCGGAGAGAGTTGGAAAGAGATTACCGCAGATTTACCCTTCCGTTTCGCATATTTTCAAGAGATAATTTTTGCGGCTGCTACGGTTTATGTCGTAACAGATCAGGGGGTTATGGATTCGCACGACGGTATCAATTGGCACGCACTCACCGATACAGAGGGCAACCGTCCCCTGATTGCTCGGATAGCCGTAGATGGTGATCAGGT